The following is a genomic window from Xenopus laevis strain J_2021 chromosome 2L, Xenopus_laevis_v10.1, whole genome shotgun sequence.
GCCGGAAGGTCTACGCTAGTACTGGTCAGACTAGGCTACTGTTAGCCTCCATTATTGACGTACTTATGTCTTAACATCACCCTCCTCAATATCAAGGGACATGGTCTGACATCACTGGTGGGCATGGTTAGTTGTACAAGGTTTAAAATTCAGTTATTAAAGCATTACCGCAACAGGGATAACCCACTAGATCTACCAAAAAAACACTGCTTTAACATCAAGAACAACTCTATAGGAGCTTGTAGGTGTATAGTGGCTTTGAAAACCAACTTACCAATATCAAATGAAATACTGTCAGCCCCCATTTCTTCTGAAGCACAAGATAAAAACAACAGGAATCAGCTAATCCTGTTACACCTACAATTATATACTCCCTATCTATCCTTCTGCCAATGAGCTACTCTTAATGATTTCTTCAGTCCCTTTGAGTCTGTGATAACATCTATTTCAAATGGACAGTTTAAGAGAAGAATTGGTTACTTGAAAGAGTACATTATAATTTGTAATACAATTTGACTTATCCAATCGCTCAGCAAGCTAAATTTACTATGACATGTCAAGTGATAAATATCAAAGagcaatttttatttgtattctatggttggaaaacgaagtgccgtgagtgccatcccgctggcgatttttcattataggcCGTTCGGGGAGTTTGTCGCCACAAAGAAGAGGCGTTTTGTTGCCGGGGCAGCTAATCTTCCCGATTCTGcttgtgtgtccttacccttaggatGGCGGCACCCATAGATTTAGGCGCCTGCGATCAATTTttgctactgcgggcgactaatctccctgaaatgccttcccaccagaaAGATTATGAATCGCCGGCGGGTTGGCATAAGCATTGCTacggttttccaaagtcgccagaagttggctcacaaggaaacttcgagcaacttcggaaaactgaagCAACGCATATGCCATGCCACCagcgattcgcattcttgccagtgggaaggcatttcgagaAGATTAGTCGTCTGCAGTAGCTAAGATTTTcggaggcgactaaatctccctgtgtgccacatTTACCATACCTGGTCTTCCCTTGTGGGATTTATGGGCATTATGGGCATCACCCAAGAAAGTACAGGTTAGACCCAAGGCAAAAGGTAGCAAAGAGCCACCGTGGTAACATTAAGGGGGAatgccaaatgccaaaaacccgaaaaatctgaaaatattagaaaaaatctgagttttggggtggaaaatccgaaaaattcgtacaatTTTTTCCCGCAATGGAAATTTTCAGGgggaaatttattgataaataaggaagAAAACCTGTGTGAATTTGGTCTGAGTAAATAATGAGATgagttcggactttgataaatgataaatgggcctcccccagtcaaaatgacattttttaaactggaaattctgctcttctagtgcagagagctcagAAAAGGTAAGCCCGGGGGGTGAGGGTAACAAGAAAAGCATCAGACATAAAAAAACGCCTTCATTAAATAGTGACAACTCTTAAATGTATTAGCtgagcttcccctttaactgcCTCTGTTTAAGCAAGATTTACATACAGGATTTCAGCTTGGGTTGTCAAAGGAACAGCTTTGCATTTGCCATTGGCACCTCCCAGCTTTGTATCCTGTAATATGAAACTGGAAATTAGAGCTGTACTGAGCCCTGGGAGCCGTCTCAGATGGCGAATTATATGTCTGTCCGATGTACATATGTCTGATTGCATCAATAGTATTAtaagtatgagatctattatccagaatacttgaaaCCTGGATAAGgagtttttccgtaatttggatctccataccttaagtctgctaaaaatacatTTGGTATGGGATTCTTCCTCTgtaaatccgttatccagaaagctccaaattacaggaaggacatctctcccattgactccaatttaatcaaataatttatatatttaaaaaacaaaattttatctgtaataataaaacaatacattgtgcttgatccaaatgaagatataattcatctttattggaggcaaaacacttCTGTTAGGcttatttagggggttgtttTATAAAGGTctaatgttagagtttttttagacctcgaatgaactcgcaactttggtttcttatttaagaaaaactcgaatagaaaaaaaacgaaaactcaaatcgatcaAGTTTTTGGCAGGAAAATACTCAAATTGCTCGaatcattcgagttttcaggcaaaaccctcagaaaaaaaaaaactcaacatcatgaaggctattaacatcttcaaatggttcaagggacgtctgccattgactcctacatgatctcgacaggttttagatgtgtattttcggattcatgATATTTCCAGGGTcacggtataataaatctcaaaaaatgtcgATCTTCTttcaaaatagttgaaaaattaaatttttttacccgcaaatgtgagttttgcccaaaataaaaaaaaactcaaactttggtggaaaacacaactcaaaccttaataaatctgcaccaaactatttttagtagactaaagtagggatgcaccgaatccactattttggattcagccgaacccccaaatcctttgcgaaagattcggcctaatagtGTAatgaatcctaatcctaatttgcatatgcaaattagggatgggaaggggaaaacattttttacttccttgttttgtgacaaaaagtcatgcgatttccctcctgcccctaatttgcatatgcaaattaggattcggtttagcCGAATTCAAATTCTGCTgagaaaggctgaatcctggctgaatcctgagtATTACAGAAGttacagaaatatcctttatccggaaaaccccagatccccagcattctagataacaggtcccatacctgtactggatacaTATTTCCTGGCATTCAAAATAACAACTGCTTCTGATTTCCCAGTAACAATATTGATGTTTCCAACTTACGTCCAACACCAGCTGAGCAGTGATACTGAAATAACTAGGAACATTTCCTAAATTGTGCGTCTTCCCATCATACAGAGGTTGGGGAATGGATTTCCTGCTGTGTCTCTCTGTTATCAAGACACAAGCTCATTGAATTCACCCAGGCTCCAAACAGCTGTCAAAACTGAGCTGGTAAATACCATTCTAAAGGAAGCCACAGATGTGACCTTACTGAAGAAATGCATTTTGTAGTGTAATGTTTGGGAGTAACGTTCACCCAGTCttatacagcagcccctttgggtATCTATTAATGAGAAAGTGACAATGATGAGAGGCGTAACTTGTATCTGATTTGCAAACATGAGCGATTGGGTTTGATTGATGCATAGGATCTCGACATGCACTGCTTCCTGCTCGGCTGCAATTACCCTGAGATTCtgggaaaatactgcattgtgggtatagGATGATTTGCACTTGAAAATTGCCTTATGCAAACGGCACAGCATTTACAAACCTTTTAAATTTTCAAACCCTAACTGTATTAGTTAAACATCCCAATAGCAGGTTCATCCTTAGGGCTTAACATAATACTGGACACGACTAGAGAGATGTACGCAAtggaaggcaaagtgcaaaaaacatgcgcaactTACACAACTCAACTGGATATTTTAATTGCTGCACTCAATTCATGAGAGATGGGAGTGGAGAGCCATGTGATGCATTCATCTCCCTACCTGCCCACTACCCACCTCCTAACTTGGACATAATTCAGACACATGTAAGGGAATGACAGTGATAGGGTTGGCTTGCACCCCCTTGTTCCCCTGGACTCTTGTGCcgccttagtgctcttgcacttatgCCTAGGGCACAGTAAATGCCACCCCATAGTCAACCAGATGCAGCTTCGGACTGGAGGCCACCAGGGCTTCCGCCCTAGGCCcccctgaagccatgagttcagttctacGGAACACCAATgagtttttttctagaaaaatgtTGTTGTTCAGGCCGCCGTGATTTCTAATGTTGCCCTGGTTGCGGCCACCATCGGGGCTAGGGGGTTGCGATCAGGGGGTATTGCGGCCCGTAGGCTGGAGGGGTCCACTGTGTTTTTAACTGGTGTCCCGCCGGCTCAGCCCTACCCTGTGTGGATGAATGAGCCAACCATTGCATTCATTAGGTCTAAATTCAAACATTTGAGGGGCCTTTCATGAAATCCATTTACCACAAGGTTAGCCATTGAAAGCTAAATGATATATTTGTCTTTTAGCGGTTTCCTTTTCCTTGCTAAGCTTTATCTTTCTGCTAATTGAAGGATAGTTTACCTTAAAGGtagctttagggtaaggtcacactaggAGAATCGTGGAGGTTTAGTCACccgaagcagttcggggagattagtcacccccaaacatgaggcgattagtcgccgggcgactaaatctccacaaatctcccagtgtgaccttaccctgaACTGCAATGAAGACAGTGATTTTGcatttggtattcattttttaatacatttagctTTTGTTTGGCAGCAATTTCAGCagctgtatggttgctagggtcccatttaacctagcaaccagtcaggcaatggtttgaatgacagactggaatataaacaggagagttcctgaatagaaagataagtcataaaaagtaacaatgtagCCTAACAGAGAAGtaggtttttggctgctgggggttagttacccccatctgaaagctgaaaaaagggaaggaaaaaaaaaatgaaagtgcaaacaataagccattctataacatactaaacagtaacttaaaagggaactatcccTAATATTCTGTTATAGGCTTAAAATACTGCAGGTCATAGTAGTCATACAGTGTCCACAAAAACATAGGATTCTCACAATAAAAGAAATcccaaaaaacaacattttgtgtTCTTATATTATGagctttttattataaaacacacttTTGCACACAACCATCCATAATTCACTGCATGGGATTAAATACCCTTCTCTGGGTTTCACCCGCCCCTTCTTTGTCATAAACAAATTATTACTTTACTTCTTCAGAAACCTATGTCCATCAAACCAGGTTAAAGGGTTTGTAAACcccaaaaatatacaatatatatatatatgtgttcattacaaatgttcagtGTTTTCGAAGTTACCAGTAAATTGCCAAATCTGTTACAACCTTTGTGGcttgtcaggggcgtaactatagaggaagcagaccctgcggttgcaggggggcccaggagtgtagggggcccagtgagaccctaattaattagcaattttaatatatcttggtaaaataggccaacttataaatattttggggccctaaattgaatttgctatggggcccagtaacaactagttacgccactgtggcttgtattctctgcactgctggttttgactaATGAAACAATGCGCATTAGCTAGCTGTgatctttaaaaccattaaacatttttcaataaatcGGAAAGgctgtttagaattacatttcctttattaggcatgatgttatttttgggtttacatccccagcatatttttttctaaatatacttttttctaaatatatattgttgATTGTTTTATGCTAATGACGGAATAGGTGACGGTGTGGATAATCAAATGTATCGGATTAGGGACCTTCACAACTCCCCCTTATAGTTATAACCCTGGTCGTTCCCTTGATTATCTCCTACCCTGTCCGCTGTAAGGTATTGTGGTTACTAATAAGTGTGGGGCCTTAAAAGCCGTCTGCCATTGGTAGAAAATTATAGGCATGACACTGTCCACTGTGATTGGCTAAACCAAATGTATAAAGGCCATAATGCAGAAAGCATTCCCTTCCTTATGTAAGAATTTTCTGCATACTCTGTACAACCAGTTCCATGTAGTGCCCATAGATATACTGGGTTTTACTATTATATGGAAATTGTCTCACAAGAGGCCACAATATGGCCGCTCCTTCTCCTACATacaaagaataggacattctataacataataaacattaaagtgaaagtgaactacccctttgagTGCAATTCACATCTAACCTATTGAAGGGTGTGATTCAAACACCCCCCCTAGAAAGTGTTACATGGAATCCGACCCGGCCCAAAAGAGACAACATCTTAGTTGACATATCAGCCCCTAAAGAACTACCGGTATAAAAGGAATTGCTCTAGTCTCTCCGGTAAATGCAGCTGGGGAATTATCTGGAGGCAGGAAGATCCCAGATAGTTTCGTACGCAAAGTCGGCATAACTGAGCCAGCGTAGCGGGGCCTGTGGAGAAAAGTAGGAATGGAGTTAGAAACATTTACAagaatggtacaggtatgggacctgttatccagaatgctcgggacctgcgtcaaatcatgtaaacattaaataaacccaataggctggttttgcttccaataaggattaattatatcttagttgggatcaagtacaaactactgtttcattattacagagaaaaaggaaatatttttaaaaatttggataaaatggtagaCAGTATAGTAAGAGAAAAGCTGAGCACATACATGGATGAATTCTGCCAAAAAGAACATGGAGACCCAACTTCTGTGCCATGAGGATTAGGTGTTTAGTGGTATTTGGTTTGTCACACATCAGTTACACCATTTAATCTTATGAAAGGCATCTGAGGGGTTAGGGTAGCCATACAACCCATATTGAACCCAATTGGCCCTTGGGCTGAGCAGACAGGGGGCCATACACATTTTAGGTCACCTTTGTATTATAACTTTCTATTGATTTTGATTGATCCTTCAAATGATcgtggttttcagactttttgaagcCCCCTCTCTTGTCCAACATTAGGTAAAAACCCCTTAACCAATATCGTGTCAATAATATCATAGCTGCTATCTAAGAACATTACCCAATATTTTGAATTCTAACACTACAAATCAGTTTCCCCTACACATATCATATCGTCCACTTTTTTTCAGGCCCTTCTTAGTGGGCAGCCCCTTTGAGAACAAACCTTTGTATTTAGAACTCATAAGTTTGCACATTGTGTCTTATGTAAAACTCCCCAGCGGGTCTACCCAAAATATGACAGGGCGAAGATAATATATTGTGGTTGCGCCCACTTCCCTGAGGCTATATCAGGTTTGTTGAGGTGTCAGATATGGATAAATACATTGAGACAAGCAGTGTGTGTGTCATGTTTTGTGATCGGAATTTCTTCAATGTTCTcatgaaaatattttcaatagTTTCAAACACACCCTACTAGTTggcagtagacttaaagggctaGCAGTCATCCATAAAGCTGACACTATTCTTTACAGAATGATGTTTCAGCTTAGAGAGCCCCGGAAGGCGAGGGCATTTGATTTAGTACCTTCTGCAAATAAAAGCACTTGTTCTACAGGACTCCTGGGTGCTGCGAGCTCCACCGGGTATTTGCCTTCAgtatttttacactttacattagCTCCATAGTCAACCAGCAACCTTGCAATTTCTTCACTTGACTTCCTAGCTGCCGCATGCAGGGGGGTGTCTCGGAAATTTCCACAGTTCACATTTGCTCCTATCAGAATGAAGAAGATGATTAGATGATTAACTCTGTATAGTAGTGATTCTGCATGTATAGTGGCATAAACAACTATACTTCAAAGGATTCTATTACCAACCAGACTGAACTGCTCATGTGGAGAGGGGGGAATGATGGGGTTAGGAAGGCTCAGGGTGGTGGACCAAACGTCACTTACATTGGTGCCATTTTGCCTGAACCGTTGCAGAATCCCTCCTACCCAACCCTAGAATAGCAAAGGGTTATGGTATGGTGGTGGTTCAAGGCTTTTGTTGGGTTACATTATATCATCACAACTAGGGGGGAAATAGTGGCAGTTGGGGGCTAAAGCCCAGGCTTTACTTATGGCAAGGATACGTTGTCTGTGAGCATAGGTTCTGCAAAGTGACACCAATAGGTTCCCTGTTTCCATTTGCCCATCTAATCCCTTTAGGTTGGGTGGGCAAAGCTGTTTTATTATCCCAAAGGGGGATTTTCCATAACAGTATGTGGTAAAGGGTTTTATTGTAAAAATCACAAAGGTGAAAAGGCCTAATAATAGTAAATACAGTAGCAAATGtggttgaaaaatgtaaaaagtatttattaggagTGGACATGTTTACGAGTTTcatgccaaatgggcacttactcatagactgTGAGTAAGTGCCCATATGGCACGAAACACATTAggctatacatgtcctaataaatactttttacattttacaactaCTTTTGCTACATTTACTATTAGTAGGCCTTTGCAACATTGTGATTTTTACCAGTTTTTGGCAACCGTTGGGCTGGGGTTTTTGTAAAGACACATGGTATTACTTTTTTGGGACTTTATATTCATATTCACTCCTtaggacaggggtgtccaaacttttgcaaAGAGGGctggatttggtgaggtgaaaatgtgtgggggccgaccattcagcccgacattctttgaactatAAGCATCGTTTAAACAAGGAATagcatagcagtaatattaaggcacattagtgaaatgatctgccccatggtctatactgctgcctgtgtgctgaaggtgttagtaatagacacatactggcacattctggtgcacaaacaagattctgagatgatacaagacttgtcttaataacagtgtccacaaaatggctcctgcctgattgctataatcatgaattcccagactgatggaaacaagattcaaataatttatatagtgtaattaaagttcatttggcTTGACtactgtgataaaataggattttgaataatttttttgggtgactggccccctttaatttcattatggaggctgagggccggtgtaaatttgaaacaggctgcaattggcccccgggcctgactttggacatgcctgccttaGGAGCAGACATGCACGCCATTTTTGTTGATTTAGTAAAGGGTATTATTGCAAAGGTATGGGGGCTGTCCCCATGATGTTATCAGAGTCatacaatatttatttgatttactgTAGAAGAAGAGCTAAAACCCTGGATGCTACAATGAGCTTCTTGTGATATTGAGACAAGCTATATGGGCTTCCTGTGCCTTGGTCAGTCTTCATAAAGGGTGAACTTTACTTCAATAGTTATGCAAAGAATGGCTCAGTAAAGCAAATACTGCTATTTACAACACCCCAAGAAGACTTTCAGAAAGGTTTCATTACTGCTATACATATTTTAACCTGAATATTACAAAACTTCACCTAACTCAAGGAGCTTCTTGACACATCCAGTTCTCTGGTTGGTAcaggccacataaaggggtgagCCGCAGTTCAGCAACTCCTTATCTACATCTGCTCCGTGGGCAATCAGAATCTCTGCACATTCCCTGTGACCTGCGGAGGGAAGAGAAAACTACTGTCAATGTAGAGCTTGAATGAGGCTTCGGTTAATTGCACATACTAACTGATTATATGTAATGtgtcattattttcctttatttatataccacTG
Proteins encoded in this region:
- the asb11.L gene encoding ankyrin repeat and SOCS box protein 11 isoform X3 encodes the protein MEASAILLAFNNIYIAIFALFCFKLLIKVSLALLTHFYIVRGNRKEAARIAEEIYGIAQGSWADRSPLHDAAFHGRLLSLKTLIAQVNTVTIDGITPLCNACSCGSVACVSMLLDYSANPELETQLVFPLHEAVKRGHRECAEILIAHGADVDKELLNCGSPLYVACTNQRTGCVKKLLELGANVNCGNFRDTPLHAAARKSSEEIARLLVDYGANVKCKNTEGKYPVELAAPRSPVEQVLLFAEGPATLAQLCRLCVRNYLGSSCLQIIPQLHLPERLEQFLLYR